A genomic stretch from Juglans microcarpa x Juglans regia isolate MS1-56 chromosome 3S, Jm3101_v1.0, whole genome shotgun sequence includes:
- the LOC121258745 gene encoding LOW QUALITY PROTEIN: uncharacterized protein LOC121258745 (The sequence of the model RefSeq protein was modified relative to this genomic sequence to represent the inferred CDS: inserted 1 base in 1 codon): protein CRIGGSVAPENRIGRRVLLSFKETPXGSNATYECAPSGPCVPCLYSEKNDEKYRCSETVYRIPYKCVEIRDNSKDANVKNSHNSRFTLEISDKNTKLNGVLHDAGELTSSMRERSVLDDPSMLKSGLQAYTTYESCLPPVNEEKLSVLGFEGIVLCLLLISGTVVYFRRKRTIAMTGFGGRIQTNSRF from the exons tgcaGGATTGGTGGAAGTGTTGCACCTGAGAATCGGATCGGGCGCAGAGTTCTGCTGAGTTTCAAAGAAACCC CGGGAAGTAACGCTACCTATGAGTGCGCTCCTTCCGGTCCCTGCGTTCCCTGCCTCTACTCCGAAAAG aatgatgaaaaatataggTGCAGTGAGACTGTTTATCGTATTCCATACAAATGTGTAGAAATTAGAGATAATTCGAAGGACGCAAAtgtgaaaaattctcataatagCCGTTTTACTCTTGAAATCTCTGACaagaatacaaaattaaatGGTGTATTGCATGATGCTGGAGAACTCACTTCTTCAATGAGGGAGAGAAGTGTACTTGATGATCCATCAATGTTAAAGAGTGGACTGCAAGCTTATACTACATATGAAAGCTGTTTACCGCCGGTTAATGAAGAGAAGTTGTCAGTGCTTGGGTTTGAG GGGATTGTGTTGTGTTTGTTGCTCATTAGCGGCACGGTTGTATACTTCAGAAGAAAGCGGACCATTGCAATGACAGGTTTTGGAGGGAGGATCCAGACCAACTCTAGGTTTTAA
- the LOC121257723 gene encoding serine/threonine-protein phosphatase PP2A catalytic subunit — MPSHADLDRQIEHLMDCKPLPEAEVKTLCDQARAILVEEWNVQPVKCPVTVCGDIHGQFYDLIELFRIGGNAPDTNYLFMGDYVDRGYYSVETVSLLVALKVRYRDRITILRGNHESRQITQVYGFYDECLRKYGNANVWKYFTDLFDYLPLTALIESQIFCLHGGLSPSLDTLDNIRALDRIQEVPHEGPMCDLLWSDPDDRCGWGISPRGAGYTFGQDIAAQFNHTNGLTLISRAHQLVMEGYNWCQEKNVVTVFSAPNYCYRCGNMAAILEIGENMDQNFLQFDPAPRQIEPDTTRKTPDYFL; from the exons ATGCCCTCGCACGCGGATCTGGACCGTCAGATTGAGCATCTGATGGACTGCAAGCCGTTGCCTGAGGCCGAGGTGAAGACGCTCTGTGATCAGGCCAGGGCAATTCTGGTTGAGGAGTGGAACGTACAGCCGGTTAAGTGCCCCGTGACGGTGTGCGGTGATATCCACGGCCAGTTCTACGATCTCATCGAGCTGTTTCGGATAGGAGGGAATGCTCCCGATACCAATTATCTCTTTATGGGCGATTATGTAG ATCGTGGCTACTACTCAGTCGAGACTGTCTCACTTTTGGTGGCTCTGAAAGTTCGTTACAGAGACAGGATCACAATTCTTCGAGGGAATCATGAGAGCCGGCAGATAACTCAAGT GTATGGTTTTTATGACGAATGCTTGAGAAAATATGGAAATGCCAATGTGTGGAAGTACTTTactgatttatttgattatctACCCCTCACCGCCCTTATTGAGAGTCAG ATCTTCTGTTTGCATGGAGGTCTGTCACCCTCTCTAGATACGTTGGATAATATCCGAGCTTTGGACCGTATACAAGAG GTTCCACACGAAGGACCAATGTGTGATCTCTTATGGTCTGATCCAGATGACCGCTGTGGGTGGGGAATATCTCCACGTGGTGCTGGTTATACATTCGGACAGGATATAGCTGCTCAGTTCAACCATACCAATGGGCTGACATTGATTTCAAGAGCCCACCAGCTTGTCATGGAAGGGTACAACTGGTGTCAG gaaaagAACGTGGTGACTGTATTTAGTGCTCCAAACTATTGTTACCGTTGTGGGAATATGGCTGCAATACTAGAAATTGGGGAGAACATGGACCAGAATTTTCTGCAGTTTGATCCTGCACCTCGGCAAATTGAGCCTGACACCACACGCAAGACTCCcgattattttttgtaa
- the LOC121256902 gene encoding CLAVATA3/ESR (CLE)-related protein 25-like, translating to MGGSSSSQNWILHLKVLFGALALVGVIFLLSVGSQLEISGSTKNIAPTSLTSDSGGDFNHAHVMGGEKQLVDHPELDLNCMSKRRVPNGPDPIHNRRAGHSGRPPGGAN from the exons ATGGGTGGAAGTAGTAGTAGCCAGAATTGGATCTTGCATTTGAAGGTCTTGTTTGGAGCACTGGCATTGGTAGgggttatttttcttttgtcgGTTGGCAGCCAGCTGGAGATCAGTGGAAGTACAAAGAATATTGCACCAACGTCATTAACGTCCGACTCCGGAGGAGATTTCAACCATGCACATGTTATGGGTGGAGAGAAGCAGCTCGTCGATCATCCGGAGTTGGATCTTAACTGCATGAGCAAAAGACGAGTTCCCAATGGACCAGATCCTATACATAacag GAGAGCTGGACACTCTGGACGACCTCCTGGTGGAGCTAATTAG